A window from Megalobrama amblycephala isolate DHTTF-2021 linkage group LG9, ASM1881202v1, whole genome shotgun sequence encodes these proteins:
- the tshz1 gene encoding teashirt homolog 1 isoform X1, which produces MPRRKQQAPRRSSAYVPEDELKAAKIDEEHLQDDGLSLDGQDAEYLCNEEDDGREQLSYQNSPLSNGTNPDAGYGSPLSDTSDHLADFKSTSSKEGQDKEEVEDMETDAGLSLQDSLAQMKAVYANLISDASWSSITKDIMKSKQVSASSTNSTPSSHKGNNSVVNSHASNITSSGASSSSNASASTKTNVTPSSNSTKATTLNNANNGNINGANSGGVAYDWHQAALAKTLQHTPYHLMPEPSLFSTVQLYRQNNKLYGPVFTGASKFRCKDCSAAYDTLVGLTVHMNETGHYRDDNKDKEEDRGKKWSKPRKRSLMEMEGKEDAQKVLKCMYCGHSFESLQDLSVHMIKTKHYQKVPLKEPMPALASKLVPSTKKRAFQDLMSPCSPESISSTPGIPLAETAPTKDQKISNPYVTANNRYGYQNGASYTWQFEARKAQILKCMECGSSHDTLQQLTAHMMVTGHFLKVTNSASKKGKQLVFDPVVEEKIQSIPLPPTTTRLPAPTIKSQPDSPIHPSTMDERKELEEEKVEEPEEKKIKQEKEDPVEKVEKTDKPSHYKYLREEDLEESPKGGLDILKSLENTVSSAISKAQTGTPTWGGYPSIHAAYQLQGSVKQSIPAVQSVQIQPTFNASSLKSLTSDSSTLIHSPSSPSPPPNHKSNVLAMEELVEKVTGKIPSKKDRDEKSTERVSKHLTAELPSPVLKDRKDLQRPGDLSKPTKNGMVDKDLDHISVREGEYKESHADNPVKNGTDVHKTQVSNGCDNLGIITDHSPEQPLVNPLSALQSIMNTHLGKASKTVSPLLDPLAMLYKISNNMMEKPMYNPAQVKQVESINRYYDNDDDQPMDLTKSKSGNGPINNCSSTVISNSSITNSTRPILSTLSESVSSPLRENALMDISDMVKNLTGRLTPKSSTPSSISEKSDADGCAFEDGLEDLSPVQKRKGRQSNWNPQHLLILQAQFASSLRETPDGKYIITDLGPQERVHICKFTGLSMTTISHWLANVKYQLRRTGGTKFLKNIDSGQPLFLCSDCASQFRTPSTYINHLESHLGFSLKDLSKLSIDLIRDQQAVTKMITDKTFSALGLTDEDSNSIFQCKLCNRTFVSKHAVKLHLSKTHGKSPEDHLIFVTELEKLEKA; this is translated from the coding sequence CCTATGTGCCGGAGGACGAGCTTAAGGCAGCTAAGATCGATGAGGAGCACCTGCAGGACGACGGGCTCTCCTTAGACGGTCAGGACGCAGAGTACCTGTGCAATGAAGAAGACGATGGGCGTGAACAGCTGAGCTACCAGAATTCTCCACTCAGCAATGGCACCAACCCAGACGCTGGGTACGGCTCACCCCTCAGCGACACCAGCGATCACCTGGCTGACTTCAAAAGCACCTCCTCCAAGGAGGGCCAGGATAAAGAGGAGGTTGAAGACATGGAGACAGATGCCGGACTATCATTGCAGGACAGCCTGGCGCAGATGAAAGCCGTCTATGCAAACCTGATTTCAGATGCTTCCTGGTCGAGTATCACAAAGGACATTATGAAAAGCAAGCAGGTTAGTGCTAGTAGCACTAACAGTACTCCAAGCAGCCACAAGGGGAACAACAGCGTTGTGAACAGCCATGCAAGTAATATTACAAGCAGCGGAgctagcagcagcagcaatgctAGCGCTAGCACAAAGACAAATGTGACGCCGAGCAGCAATTCTACAAAAGCCACCACATTAAACAATGCCAACAATGGAAACATCAATGGTGCTAACAGTGGGGGTGTTGCATATGACTGGCACCAAGCAGCACTTGCTAAAACCTTACAGCATACGCCCTACCACCTCATGCCTGAACCAAGTCTCTTCAGCACAGTGCAGCTGTACCGGCAAAACAATAAGCTGTATGGGCCTGTGTTTACGGGTGCCAGCAAGTTCAGATGCAAGGACTGTAGTGCAGCCTACGACACGCTTGTAGGTCTCACGGTGCACATGAACGAAACGGGCCATTACCGTGATGATAACAAGGACAAGGAGGAGGACAGGGGAAAGAAATGGTCCAAGCCACGGAAGCGATCCTTAATGGAGATGGAGGGCAAAGAAGATGCTCAGAAAGTCCTGAAATGCATGTATTGTGGCCACTCATTTGAATCCCTACAGGACTTGAGTGTCCACATGATCAAAACTAAACACTACCAGAAAGTGCCTCTCAAAGAACCAATGCCAGCTCTTGCCTCAAAGCTGGTGCCCTCCACCAAAAAGCGAGCGTTCCAAGACCTGATGTCTCCTTGCTCACCCGAGTCGATCTCCAGCACCCCTGGCATTCCATTGGCAGAGACTGCGCCCACCAAAGATCAGAAGATTTCCAACCCATATGTCACAGCTAATAACCGTTATGGCTACCAAAATGGTGCAAGTTATACCTGGCAGTTTGAGGCCCGAAAAGCTCAAATTCTTAAGTGTATGGAGTGTGGGAGTTCCCATGACACCTTGCAGCAGTTGACAGCCCATATGATGGTGACTGGACATTTTCTCAAAGTCACAAACTCCGCCTCTAAAAAGGGAAAGCAATTAGTGTTTGACCCTGTGGTGGAAGAGAAAATCCAATCCATTCCTCTTCCACCTACAACAACACGTTTACCAGCTCCCACTATCAAGTCCCAGCCTGATTCACCAATACACCCATCCACCATGGATGAAAGAAAGGAGCTGGAGGAGGAGAAAGTGGAAGAACCTGAGGAGAAAAAAATTAAGCAAGAGAAAGAGGATCCTGTTGAGAAGGTGGAAAAGACAGACAAACCCAGCCATTACAAATATCTAAGAGAAGAGGATCTTGAAGAGTCTCCTAAAGGTGGACTAGATATTCTCAAATCATTAGAAAATACAGTCTCCAGTGCAATCAGTAAGGCTCAGACTGGTACGCCCACTTGGGGTGGATATCCCAGCATTCATGCCGCTTACCAGCTCCAAGGATCTGTGAAACAATCTATACCTGCTGTCCAGAGTGTCCAGATTCAACCAACATTCAACGCCAGCAGCTTGAAATCTTTGACCTCTGACTCCAGCACTCTGATCCATTCTCCAAGCAGCCCATCACCACCTCCAAACCATAAAAGCAATGTTCTAGCAATGGAAGAGTTAGTGGAGAAAGTAACAGGAAAAATCCCTTCAAAGAAAGACAGGGATGAAAAATCAACTGAACGTGTTTCCAAACATCTCACTGCTGAATTACCCTCTCCTGTCCTCAAAGACCGAAAGGACCTTCAAAGACCAGGAGATCTTAGCAAGCCAACAAAGAATGGAATGGTAGATAAAGACCTAGACCACATTTCGGTTCGGGAAGGAGAATACAAGGAAAGCCATGCAGATAATCCTGTAAAGAACGGAACGGATGTCCACAAAACACAAGTCAGCAATGGTTGCGATAATTTAGGAATCATCACTGACCACTCACCAGAGCAGCCTTTAGTCAACCCTCTCAGTGCATTGCAGTCTATCATGAACACTCATTTGGGTAAGGCCTCCAAAACAGTCAGTCCACTCCTGGACCCACTAGCAATGCTGTACAAGATCAGCAACAACATGATGGAAAAGCCCATGTACAATCCCGCTCAGGTCAAGCAAGTCGAGTCCATCAACAGATATTATGACAATGACGACGATCAGCCCATGGACTTGACAAAGTCTAAAAGTGGCAATGGGCCCATAAACAATTGTTCATCCACTGTTATCAGCAACAGCAGCATCACAAACAGCACCCGACCCATCCTGTCAACGTTGTCTGAATCAGTCTCATCTCCTCTTCGAGAGAATGCCCTAATGGACATCTCTGACATGGTGAAGAACCTCACAGGTCGCCTGACGCCAAAGTCGTCAACCCCTTCCTCTATATCCGAAAAGTCAGATGCAGATGGCTGTGCTTTTGAGGATGGGCTGGAGGATCTTTCACCTGTTCAGAAGAGGAAAGGCAGGCAATCAAACTGGAACCCTCAGCATCTGTTGATTCTTCAGGCTCAGTTTGCGTCCAGCCTTCGAGAAACCCCTGACGGAAAGTACATCATTACAGACCTAGGTCCTCAGGAGCGTGTACATATTTGTAAGTTTACAGGTCTCTCCATGACCACCATCTCCCACTGGTTGGCAAACGTCAAGTACCAACTCAGGCGGACAGGTGGAACCAAGTTTCTGAAAAACATAGACTCGGGCCAGCCACTGTTCCTGTGTAGTGATTGTGCCTCCCAGTTCAGAACTCCCTCCACATACATTAACCACTTAGAGTCCCACTTGGGCTTTAGCTTGAAAGACCTCTCAAAGTTATCAATAGACCTCATAAGAGACCAGCAAGCAGTCACAAAAATGATCACAGACAAGACATTCAGTGCCCTTGGCTTGACTGATGAGGACTCTAATTCCATATTTCAGTGCAAACTGTGCAATAGGACTTTTGTCAGCAAGCACGCAGTGAAACTGCACCTCAGCAAAACGCATGGAAAGTCACCGGAGGACCATCTGATCTTTGTTACTGAGCTGGAAAAGTTAGAAAAAGCCTAA
- the tshz1 gene encoding teashirt homolog 1 isoform X2, with product MRSTVKAYVPEDELKAAKIDEEHLQDDGLSLDGQDAEYLCNEEDDGREQLSYQNSPLSNGTNPDAGYGSPLSDTSDHLADFKSTSSKEGQDKEEVEDMETDAGLSLQDSLAQMKAVYANLISDASWSSITKDIMKSKQVSASSTNSTPSSHKGNNSVVNSHASNITSSGASSSSNASASTKTNVTPSSNSTKATTLNNANNGNINGANSGGVAYDWHQAALAKTLQHTPYHLMPEPSLFSTVQLYRQNNKLYGPVFTGASKFRCKDCSAAYDTLVGLTVHMNETGHYRDDNKDKEEDRGKKWSKPRKRSLMEMEGKEDAQKVLKCMYCGHSFESLQDLSVHMIKTKHYQKVPLKEPMPALASKLVPSTKKRAFQDLMSPCSPESISSTPGIPLAETAPTKDQKISNPYVTANNRYGYQNGASYTWQFEARKAQILKCMECGSSHDTLQQLTAHMMVTGHFLKVTNSASKKGKQLVFDPVVEEKIQSIPLPPTTTRLPAPTIKSQPDSPIHPSTMDERKELEEEKVEEPEEKKIKQEKEDPVEKVEKTDKPSHYKYLREEDLEESPKGGLDILKSLENTVSSAISKAQTGTPTWGGYPSIHAAYQLQGSVKQSIPAVQSVQIQPTFNASSLKSLTSDSSTLIHSPSSPSPPPNHKSNVLAMEELVEKVTGKIPSKKDRDEKSTERVSKHLTAELPSPVLKDRKDLQRPGDLSKPTKNGMVDKDLDHISVREGEYKESHADNPVKNGTDVHKTQVSNGCDNLGIITDHSPEQPLVNPLSALQSIMNTHLGKASKTVSPLLDPLAMLYKISNNMMEKPMYNPAQVKQVESINRYYDNDDDQPMDLTKSKSGNGPINNCSSTVISNSSITNSTRPILSTLSESVSSPLRENALMDISDMVKNLTGRLTPKSSTPSSISEKSDADGCAFEDGLEDLSPVQKRKGRQSNWNPQHLLILQAQFASSLRETPDGKYIITDLGPQERVHICKFTGLSMTTISHWLANVKYQLRRTGGTKFLKNIDSGQPLFLCSDCASQFRTPSTYINHLESHLGFSLKDLSKLSIDLIRDQQAVTKMITDKTFSALGLTDEDSNSIFQCKLCNRTFVSKHAVKLHLSKTHGKSPEDHLIFVTELEKLEKA from the coding sequence CCTATGTGCCGGAGGACGAGCTTAAGGCAGCTAAGATCGATGAGGAGCACCTGCAGGACGACGGGCTCTCCTTAGACGGTCAGGACGCAGAGTACCTGTGCAATGAAGAAGACGATGGGCGTGAACAGCTGAGCTACCAGAATTCTCCACTCAGCAATGGCACCAACCCAGACGCTGGGTACGGCTCACCCCTCAGCGACACCAGCGATCACCTGGCTGACTTCAAAAGCACCTCCTCCAAGGAGGGCCAGGATAAAGAGGAGGTTGAAGACATGGAGACAGATGCCGGACTATCATTGCAGGACAGCCTGGCGCAGATGAAAGCCGTCTATGCAAACCTGATTTCAGATGCTTCCTGGTCGAGTATCACAAAGGACATTATGAAAAGCAAGCAGGTTAGTGCTAGTAGCACTAACAGTACTCCAAGCAGCCACAAGGGGAACAACAGCGTTGTGAACAGCCATGCAAGTAATATTACAAGCAGCGGAgctagcagcagcagcaatgctAGCGCTAGCACAAAGACAAATGTGACGCCGAGCAGCAATTCTACAAAAGCCACCACATTAAACAATGCCAACAATGGAAACATCAATGGTGCTAACAGTGGGGGTGTTGCATATGACTGGCACCAAGCAGCACTTGCTAAAACCTTACAGCATACGCCCTACCACCTCATGCCTGAACCAAGTCTCTTCAGCACAGTGCAGCTGTACCGGCAAAACAATAAGCTGTATGGGCCTGTGTTTACGGGTGCCAGCAAGTTCAGATGCAAGGACTGTAGTGCAGCCTACGACACGCTTGTAGGTCTCACGGTGCACATGAACGAAACGGGCCATTACCGTGATGATAACAAGGACAAGGAGGAGGACAGGGGAAAGAAATGGTCCAAGCCACGGAAGCGATCCTTAATGGAGATGGAGGGCAAAGAAGATGCTCAGAAAGTCCTGAAATGCATGTATTGTGGCCACTCATTTGAATCCCTACAGGACTTGAGTGTCCACATGATCAAAACTAAACACTACCAGAAAGTGCCTCTCAAAGAACCAATGCCAGCTCTTGCCTCAAAGCTGGTGCCCTCCACCAAAAAGCGAGCGTTCCAAGACCTGATGTCTCCTTGCTCACCCGAGTCGATCTCCAGCACCCCTGGCATTCCATTGGCAGAGACTGCGCCCACCAAAGATCAGAAGATTTCCAACCCATATGTCACAGCTAATAACCGTTATGGCTACCAAAATGGTGCAAGTTATACCTGGCAGTTTGAGGCCCGAAAAGCTCAAATTCTTAAGTGTATGGAGTGTGGGAGTTCCCATGACACCTTGCAGCAGTTGACAGCCCATATGATGGTGACTGGACATTTTCTCAAAGTCACAAACTCCGCCTCTAAAAAGGGAAAGCAATTAGTGTTTGACCCTGTGGTGGAAGAGAAAATCCAATCCATTCCTCTTCCACCTACAACAACACGTTTACCAGCTCCCACTATCAAGTCCCAGCCTGATTCACCAATACACCCATCCACCATGGATGAAAGAAAGGAGCTGGAGGAGGAGAAAGTGGAAGAACCTGAGGAGAAAAAAATTAAGCAAGAGAAAGAGGATCCTGTTGAGAAGGTGGAAAAGACAGACAAACCCAGCCATTACAAATATCTAAGAGAAGAGGATCTTGAAGAGTCTCCTAAAGGTGGACTAGATATTCTCAAATCATTAGAAAATACAGTCTCCAGTGCAATCAGTAAGGCTCAGACTGGTACGCCCACTTGGGGTGGATATCCCAGCATTCATGCCGCTTACCAGCTCCAAGGATCTGTGAAACAATCTATACCTGCTGTCCAGAGTGTCCAGATTCAACCAACATTCAACGCCAGCAGCTTGAAATCTTTGACCTCTGACTCCAGCACTCTGATCCATTCTCCAAGCAGCCCATCACCACCTCCAAACCATAAAAGCAATGTTCTAGCAATGGAAGAGTTAGTGGAGAAAGTAACAGGAAAAATCCCTTCAAAGAAAGACAGGGATGAAAAATCAACTGAACGTGTTTCCAAACATCTCACTGCTGAATTACCCTCTCCTGTCCTCAAAGACCGAAAGGACCTTCAAAGACCAGGAGATCTTAGCAAGCCAACAAAGAATGGAATGGTAGATAAAGACCTAGACCACATTTCGGTTCGGGAAGGAGAATACAAGGAAAGCCATGCAGATAATCCTGTAAAGAACGGAACGGATGTCCACAAAACACAAGTCAGCAATGGTTGCGATAATTTAGGAATCATCACTGACCACTCACCAGAGCAGCCTTTAGTCAACCCTCTCAGTGCATTGCAGTCTATCATGAACACTCATTTGGGTAAGGCCTCCAAAACAGTCAGTCCACTCCTGGACCCACTAGCAATGCTGTACAAGATCAGCAACAACATGATGGAAAAGCCCATGTACAATCCCGCTCAGGTCAAGCAAGTCGAGTCCATCAACAGATATTATGACAATGACGACGATCAGCCCATGGACTTGACAAAGTCTAAAAGTGGCAATGGGCCCATAAACAATTGTTCATCCACTGTTATCAGCAACAGCAGCATCACAAACAGCACCCGACCCATCCTGTCAACGTTGTCTGAATCAGTCTCATCTCCTCTTCGAGAGAATGCCCTAATGGACATCTCTGACATGGTGAAGAACCTCACAGGTCGCCTGACGCCAAAGTCGTCAACCCCTTCCTCTATATCCGAAAAGTCAGATGCAGATGGCTGTGCTTTTGAGGATGGGCTGGAGGATCTTTCACCTGTTCAGAAGAGGAAAGGCAGGCAATCAAACTGGAACCCTCAGCATCTGTTGATTCTTCAGGCTCAGTTTGCGTCCAGCCTTCGAGAAACCCCTGACGGAAAGTACATCATTACAGACCTAGGTCCTCAGGAGCGTGTACATATTTGTAAGTTTACAGGTCTCTCCATGACCACCATCTCCCACTGGTTGGCAAACGTCAAGTACCAACTCAGGCGGACAGGTGGAACCAAGTTTCTGAAAAACATAGACTCGGGCCAGCCACTGTTCCTGTGTAGTGATTGTGCCTCCCAGTTCAGAACTCCCTCCACATACATTAACCACTTAGAGTCCCACTTGGGCTTTAGCTTGAAAGACCTCTCAAAGTTATCAATAGACCTCATAAGAGACCAGCAAGCAGTCACAAAAATGATCACAGACAAGACATTCAGTGCCCTTGGCTTGACTGATGAGGACTCTAATTCCATATTTCAGTGCAAACTGTGCAATAGGACTTTTGTCAGCAAGCACGCAGTGAAACTGCACCTCAGCAAAACGCATGGAAAGTCACCGGAGGACCATCTGATCTTTGTTACTGAGCTGGAAAAGTTAGAAAAAGCCTAA